In one window of Microbacterium natoriense DNA:
- a CDS encoding vitamin K epoxide reductase family protein, whose amino-acid sequence MSEQRTRPVVYAVWLIIASVFGWWAAFQLTLDKFAVLENPDANLNCNVSVFLQCGTNLESWQGSVFGFPNPIIGLTGWMAPLVVGVAILAGARFPRWFWALYGLGITGAFVFICWLIGQSFFELHTLCPWCALTYVVVIPTFFSTVLQLFQNGTFPVSESARERAQRLGVWVPLASIVAFVLIIALAQFAGVDVIGSVISLF is encoded by the coding sequence ATGAGCGAGCAGCGCACCCGCCCCGTCGTCTATGCCGTCTGGCTGATCATCGCGAGCGTCTTCGGCTGGTGGGCGGCGTTCCAGCTCACCCTCGACAAGTTCGCCGTGCTGGAGAACCCCGACGCGAACCTGAACTGCAATGTCAGCGTCTTCCTGCAGTGCGGCACCAATCTCGAGTCATGGCAGGGTTCGGTGTTCGGCTTTCCGAACCCGATCATCGGCCTGACCGGGTGGATGGCGCCTCTCGTGGTCGGAGTCGCGATCCTCGCCGGGGCGAGGTTCCCGCGCTGGTTCTGGGCGCTGTACGGACTCGGCATCACCGGCGCCTTCGTGTTCATCTGCTGGTTGATCGGGCAGAGCTTCTTCGAACTGCACACGCTGTGCCCCTGGTGCGCTCTCACGTACGTGGTCGTCATTCCCACGTTCTTCTCCACGGTCCTGCAACTGTTCCAGAACGGAACCTTCCCCGTCTCGGAGTCCGCACGCGAGCGTGCGCAGCGCCTCGGCGTGTGGGTGCCGCTCGCCTCCATCGTCGCCTTCGTGCTCATCATCGCTCTCGCGCAGTTCGCAGGTGTCGACGTGATCGGGTCGGTCATCAGCCTGTTCTGA
- the ndk gene encoding nucleoside-diphosphate kinase: MATEETLVLVKPDGVARGLTGAILARIEAKGYALVDIRLVDPDRDLLAAHYAEHEGKPFYEPLLEFMLSGPSVAIRLAGNRVIEGFRSLAGTTDPTTAAPGTIRGDFGRDWGLKVQQNLVHGSDSPESAARELGIWFD; this comes from the coding sequence ATGGCCACCGAAGAAACCCTCGTCCTCGTGAAGCCCGACGGCGTCGCGCGCGGCCTCACCGGCGCGATCCTGGCTCGCATCGAGGCCAAGGGATATGCGCTCGTCGACATCCGCCTGGTCGATCCGGACCGCGACCTGCTCGCCGCGCACTACGCCGAGCACGAGGGCAAGCCGTTCTACGAGCCGCTGCTCGAGTTCATGCTCTCCGGACCGTCCGTCGCGATCCGTCTCGCCGGCAACCGCGTGATCGAGGGCTTCCGCTCGCTCGCCGGCACCACCGACCCGACGACGGCCGCGCCCGGCACCATCCGCGGCGACTTCGGCCGCGACTGGGGCCTGAAGGTTCAGCAGAACCTCGTGCACGGCTCGGACAGCCCTGAGTCCGCCGCTCGCGAGCTCGGCATCTGGTTCGACTGA
- a CDS encoding DUF4233 domain-containing protein has translation MRPQRTLVQKLAPIVLGFESIVVFLAGLTVFGLKALPAGVPPWWGIVGGAVMGLACIAVAGMITKPWAITAGWVIQAIIALSAVLVPSILLVVVIFGGMWAYATIMGAKLDARRPAAESPTQTESE, from the coding sequence GTGAGACCGCAGCGCACGCTTGTGCAGAAGCTCGCCCCGATCGTCCTGGGCTTCGAATCGATCGTGGTGTTCCTCGCCGGCCTCACGGTGTTCGGTCTGAAGGCGCTGCCCGCGGGCGTACCGCCTTGGTGGGGCATCGTCGGCGGCGCGGTCATGGGACTTGCGTGCATCGCCGTCGCGGGGATGATCACGAAGCCGTGGGCGATCACGGCCGGCTGGGTGATCCAGGCGATCATCGCCCTGTCCGCGGTGCTCGTACCCTCGATCCTGCTCGTCGTCGTGATTTTCGGCGGCATGTGGGCGTATGCGACGATCATGGGGGCGAAGCTGGACGCACGACGCCCCGCCGCCGAATCCCCGACTCAGACAGAGAGTGAATGA
- a CDS encoding bifunctional folylpolyglutamate synthase/dihydrofolate synthase: MSARERADAVYEALLSRAGERWVQPRKERVARILAFLDDPQKTYRVVHITGTNGKTSTARMIETLLRAHDLRTGLFTSPHLERFTERIMIDGEPISDEAVADAWDEIEPFIGIVDAELEAAGDAPLTFFELLTVLAFVAVADAPVDVLVLEVGMGGEWDSTNTADGDVAVFAPIDIDHADRLGSTIAAIAEVKAGIIKEGAAVVSAEQPAEAAAVLRRVAAEKNATISFEGADFGLAEQKLAVGGQLLTIRGLAGTYAEEYLPLYGAHQGHNAALAVAAVESLIGGGSKPIAADIVTDGLQSVTSPGRLQLLGIAPTVIVDAAHNPHGAAALVQAMDDSFDFDEWGVVLGVLADKDAAGIVAHLAPASAHVFATAPESDRASDADAIADLVEAAGHRASVHPTLADAADAAREWAASSDRRAVVIAGSVVLAGEAIALAEEEDWKSGWRA; the protein is encoded by the coding sequence ATGAGTGCGCGCGAAAGAGCGGATGCCGTCTACGAGGCGCTTCTGAGCCGGGCGGGGGAGCGCTGGGTGCAGCCGCGCAAGGAGCGCGTCGCGCGCATCCTCGCGTTCCTCGATGATCCGCAGAAGACGTACCGCGTCGTGCACATCACGGGCACGAACGGCAAGACCTCGACCGCGCGCATGATCGAGACGCTGCTCCGGGCGCACGATCTGCGCACCGGTCTGTTCACGAGCCCCCACCTCGAGCGGTTCACCGAACGCATCATGATCGACGGCGAGCCGATCTCGGACGAGGCCGTCGCCGACGCCTGGGATGAGATCGAACCCTTCATCGGCATCGTCGACGCCGAGCTCGAAGCAGCCGGCGACGCGCCCCTGACGTTCTTCGAACTGCTCACGGTGCTCGCCTTCGTGGCTGTGGCGGACGCCCCGGTCGATGTGCTCGTGCTCGAGGTCGGCATGGGCGGTGAATGGGACTCGACGAACACGGCTGACGGAGACGTCGCAGTCTTCGCCCCGATCGACATCGATCACGCAGACCGGCTCGGAAGCACGATCGCGGCCATCGCCGAGGTCAAGGCCGGCATCATCAAGGAGGGTGCGGCCGTCGTCTCGGCCGAGCAGCCGGCCGAGGCCGCCGCGGTGCTGCGCCGGGTCGCCGCCGAGAAGAACGCCACGATCTCGTTCGAGGGAGCGGATTTCGGTCTCGCCGAGCAGAAGCTCGCCGTGGGCGGCCAGCTGCTGACGATCCGCGGACTCGCGGGAACCTACGCCGAGGAGTACCTGCCGCTGTACGGCGCTCACCAGGGCCACAATGCGGCCCTCGCGGTCGCCGCCGTAGAATCCCTGATCGGCGGCGGCAGCAAGCCGATCGCGGCTGACATCGTCACCGATGGCCTGCAGTCGGTGACATCGCCCGGTCGCCTGCAGCTGTTGGGCATCGCGCCGACTGTGATCGTCGACGCCGCCCACAATCCGCACGGTGCGGCCGCGCTCGTGCAGGCGATGGACGACAGCTTCGACTTCGACGAATGGGGCGTCGTGCTCGGCGTGCTGGCCGACAAGGACGCAGCGGGCATCGTCGCGCATCTGGCGCCGGCATCCGCTCACGTCTTCGCGACCGCGCCCGAGAGCGACCGCGCCAGCGACGCCGACGCCATCGCCGACCTCGTCGAGGCGGCCGGCCACAGGGCGAGTGTCCACCCGACGCTGGCCGACGCCGCCGATGCAGCGCGCGAGTGGGCGGCCTCATCGGATCGACGGGCCGTCGTGATCGCGGGGTCCGTCGTGCTGGCAGGCGAGGCGATCGCTCTCGCCGAGGAAGAGGACTGGAAGTCCGGGTGGCGCGCGTGA
- the ileS gene encoding isoleucine--tRNA ligase: MTYPRTSAFGPAADASTGSATQVVAPSPRFPDIEREILDFWHADQTFRASIDQREGADEWVFYDGPPFANGLPHYGHLLTGYAKDVFPRFQTMLGKKVDRVFGWDTHGLPAELEAMKQLGITEKSEIEDMGIDVFNAKAKDSVLVYTHEWQDYVTRQARWVDFERGYKTLDLGYMESVLWAFKTLYDKGLAYEGYRVLPYCWRDETPLSAHELRMDDDVYKDRQDPSVTVSFPLAGADAEAKGLAGVRVLAWTTTPWTLPTNMALAVGPEIEYAVVAAGPEGASEGLEGVKYLLAQDLLAGYAKDLGYEDAAAAAEAVERTISGADLGGLRYEPLFDYYADTETYGTENAWQILVDDYVSTSDGTGVVHQAPAYGEDDQRVAEAAGIPTILSLDDGGRFLSNVTDVAGLLWMDANTPIIRLLRAEQRLVREQSYVHSYPHCWRCRNPLIYKAVSSWFVRVTDIKDRMLANNEQITWVPENVKHGQFGKWLEGARDWSISRNRYWGSPIPIWKSDDPEYPRIDAYGSLEDLERDFGTLPRNPEGEIDLHRPYIDDLTRPNPDDPTGKSTMRRIEDVFDVWFDSGSMPYAQVHYPFENQEWFDSHAPADFIVEYIGQTRGWFYVMHVLSTALFDRPAFTGVSCHGIVLGSDGYKMSKSLRNYPDVSEVLDRDGSDAMRWFLMSSSVLRGGNLAVTEEGIRAGVREFLLPLWNSWYFFATYANAANPSTGSGTQTGYEASWRTDSTDVLDRYILARLGDLVREVKSDLEGLDSTTASALLRDFAEVLTNWYIRRSRDRFWAGTSTEAFDTLYTVLETLCRVAAPLVPLVSERVWQGLTGGRSVHLQDWPDADAFPAADEIRDAMDAVRELSSVGNALRKKEKLRVRLPLACLTVVSPHAATLGQFEDILREELNVKSVELVPQSETTAADYGIDHRLSVNARAAGPRLGKEVQKVIQAARNGFWTEENGIVTADGIALEPGEYELVLETTGRPEGEALAIVPSGGFVLLDTATTPELEAEGLARDVIRAVQETRKNAGFDVSDRIRLDLIFASEADADAVDAAFEIADVAGETLALEHGVHRGDAGAPAAEFTAVIPAGTYANTGDFTVAVSRIGAAS, encoded by the coding sequence ATGACCTACCCCCGCACCTCCGCCTTCGGCCCCGCGGCCGACGCTTCGACAGGCTCAGCGACCCAGGTCGTCGCCCCGAGCCCGCGCTTCCCTGACATCGAGCGCGAGATCCTCGACTTCTGGCACGCTGACCAGACGTTCCGTGCGTCGATCGACCAGCGTGAGGGCGCCGACGAATGGGTCTTCTACGACGGTCCCCCGTTCGCGAACGGCCTGCCTCACTACGGCCACCTGTTGACCGGCTACGCCAAGGACGTGTTCCCGCGCTTCCAGACCATGCTCGGCAAGAAGGTCGACCGTGTCTTCGGCTGGGACACGCACGGTCTGCCTGCGGAGCTCGAGGCGATGAAGCAGCTCGGCATCACCGAGAAGAGCGAGATCGAGGACATGGGCATCGACGTCTTCAACGCGAAGGCGAAGGACTCGGTGCTCGTTTACACGCACGAGTGGCAGGACTACGTCACCCGCCAGGCCCGCTGGGTCGACTTCGAGCGTGGATACAAGACGCTCGACCTCGGCTACATGGAAAGCGTGCTCTGGGCGTTCAAGACCCTGTACGACAAGGGTCTCGCCTACGAGGGCTACCGCGTGCTGCCGTACTGCTGGCGCGATGAGACGCCGCTGAGCGCGCACGAGCTGCGCATGGACGACGACGTCTACAAAGACCGCCAGGATCCGTCGGTCACAGTGTCGTTCCCGCTGGCCGGGGCGGATGCCGAGGCGAAGGGCCTCGCGGGCGTCCGCGTTCTCGCGTGGACTACCACGCCATGGACCCTGCCGACCAACATGGCGCTCGCCGTGGGCCCGGAGATCGAGTACGCCGTCGTCGCCGCGGGTCCCGAGGGTGCGTCCGAGGGCCTCGAGGGCGTGAAGTACCTCCTCGCGCAGGATCTCCTCGCCGGCTACGCGAAGGATCTCGGCTACGAAGACGCCGCGGCTGCGGCAGAGGCGGTCGAGCGCACCATCAGCGGTGCCGACCTCGGCGGGCTCCGCTACGAACCGCTCTTCGACTACTACGCCGACACCGAGACCTACGGCACCGAGAACGCCTGGCAGATCCTCGTCGACGACTACGTGTCCACCAGCGACGGCACGGGCGTGGTGCACCAGGCGCCCGCCTACGGTGAGGACGACCAGCGCGTGGCGGAGGCCGCCGGCATCCCGACCATCCTGTCGCTCGACGACGGCGGACGCTTCCTCTCGAACGTCACCGACGTCGCGGGCCTGCTGTGGATGGACGCCAACACGCCGATCATCCGTCTGCTCCGCGCAGAGCAGCGACTCGTGCGCGAGCAGAGCTACGTGCACTCCTATCCGCACTGCTGGCGCTGCCGGAACCCCCTGATCTACAAGGCCGTCTCCAGCTGGTTCGTCCGCGTGACCGACATCAAAGACCGGATGCTCGCGAACAACGAGCAGATCACGTGGGTGCCCGAGAACGTCAAGCACGGCCAGTTCGGCAAATGGCTCGAGGGCGCACGCGACTGGTCGATCAGCCGCAACCGCTACTGGGGCTCGCCCATCCCGATCTGGAAGAGCGACGACCCGGAGTATCCGCGCATCGACGCCTACGGCTCTCTCGAAGACCTCGAGCGCGACTTCGGCACGCTGCCGCGCAACCCCGAGGGCGAGATCGACCTGCACCGTCCCTACATCGACGACCTGACCCGTCCGAACCCCGACGACCCCACTGGGAAGTCCACGATGCGCCGCATCGAGGACGTGTTCGATGTGTGGTTCGATTCGGGATCGATGCCCTACGCGCAGGTGCACTACCCGTTCGAGAACCAGGAGTGGTTCGACTCGCACGCACCCGCCGACTTCATCGTCGAGTACATCGGGCAGACCCGCGGCTGGTTCTACGTGATGCACGTGCTCTCGACCGCGCTGTTCGACCGTCCGGCGTTCACCGGCGTGAGCTGCCACGGCATCGTGCTCGGCTCCGACGGCTACAAGATGTCGAAGTCGCTGAGAAACTACCCCGACGTCTCCGAGGTGCTCGACCGCGACGGCTCCGACGCCATGCGCTGGTTCCTCATGTCGAGCTCGGTGCTCCGAGGCGGCAACCTCGCCGTCACGGAAGAGGGGATCCGCGCCGGAGTGCGCGAGTTCCTGCTGCCGCTGTGGAACTCGTGGTACTTCTTCGCGACCTACGCCAATGCGGCGAACCCTTCGACAGGCTCAGGGACCCAGACGGGGTATGAGGCGTCCTGGAGGACCGACTCGACCGACGTGCTCGACCGCTACATCCTGGCGCGCCTCGGCGACCTCGTCCGCGAGGTGAAGAGCGACCTCGAGGGCCTGGACTCGACCACGGCATCCGCTCTTCTGCGGGACTTCGCCGAGGTGTTGACCAACTGGTACATCCGTCGTTCGCGCGACCGCTTCTGGGCCGGCACATCGACCGAAGCGTTCGACACGCTCTACACGGTGCTCGAGACCCTGTGCCGCGTGGCTGCCCCGCTCGTCCCGCTCGTGAGCGAGCGCGTGTGGCAGGGACTCACCGGCGGACGCAGCGTGCACCTGCAGGACTGGCCGGATGCCGACGCCTTCCCCGCCGCCGACGAGATCCGCGACGCGATGGACGCCGTCCGCGAGCTCTCGAGCGTCGGCAACGCGCTGCGCAAGAAAGAGAAGCTCCGCGTACGCCTGCCTCTCGCATGCCTGACCGTCGTGTCGCCGCACGCTGCGACGCTCGGACAGTTCGAGGACATCCTCCGCGAGGAGCTGAACGTGAAGTCCGTCGAGCTCGTGCCGCAGTCCGAGACCACGGCAGCCGACTACGGCATCGATCACCGCCTCAGCGTCAACGCCCGCGCGGCCGGCCCGCGCCTCGGCAAAGAGGTGCAGAAGGTCATCCAGGCCGCACGCAATGGCTTCTGGACCGAGGAGAACGGGATCGTCACGGCTGACGGCATCGCTCTGGAGCCGGGGGAGTACGAACTCGTGCTCGAGACCACCGGGCGTCCGGAGGGCGAGGCGCTCGCGATCGTCCCCTCCGGCGGCTTCGTGCTGCTCGACACGGCGACCACCCCGGAGCTCGAAGCCGAGGGCCTCGCCCGCGACGTGATCCGCGCCGTGCAGGAGACCCGCAAGAACGCGGGCTTCGACGTGAGCGACCGGATCAGGCTCGACCTGATCTTCGCGAGCGAAGCGGATGCGGATGCGGTCGACGCTGCCTTCGAGATCGCCGATGTCGCGGGGGAGACCCTGGCGCTCGAGCACGGAGTCCACCGCGGAGACGCCGGGGCGCCTGCTGCGGAGTTCACCGCCGTGATCCCTGCAGGGACCTACGCGAACACGGGCGACTTCACGGTCGCCGTCAGCCGGATCGGAGCAGCCTCATGA
- a CDS encoding endonuclease domain-containing protein, with product MASTAQLLALLTELGGVVRAVVVAERGISRWVLDDAVARGQVIRPRRGWIALPTAERTLVAAARFGVVLTCRTQASLLGLWVHHHGGPPHFAVPHNAKRKLAVEAKLHWGAPLVPRDPGALVDPIENVLANIAECEPFEQALATWESALNKSLVTLDTLRGYSWKPAARRVLEQAMPFADAGLETYLRTRLRWLRVPILTQIWIAGHRVDTLIGDRLIVQIDGAHHVGAQRSEDIRHDAELRLMGYTVIRVSYTQIMFEWPMVQDLIMRAVAQGLHLAV from the coding sequence GTGGCATCCACCGCTCAACTGCTCGCACTCCTGACCGAACTCGGCGGGGTCGTGCGCGCTGTCGTGGTCGCCGAGCGCGGGATCTCGCGATGGGTTCTCGACGATGCCGTCGCGCGCGGTCAGGTGATCCGCCCGCGACGCGGCTGGATCGCTCTGCCCACGGCCGAGAGAACGCTGGTCGCCGCGGCGCGATTCGGCGTGGTGCTGACGTGTCGGACCCAGGCGAGTCTGCTCGGGCTGTGGGTTCACCATCACGGAGGGCCTCCGCATTTCGCCGTTCCCCACAACGCCAAGCGCAAACTCGCGGTCGAAGCGAAACTCCACTGGGGAGCGCCCCTCGTGCCGAGAGATCCTGGCGCGCTCGTGGATCCCATCGAGAACGTCCTCGCGAACATCGCCGAGTGTGAGCCGTTCGAGCAGGCGCTCGCCACATGGGAATCCGCGCTCAACAAGTCTCTGGTCACACTCGACACCCTGCGCGGCTATTCATGGAAGCCCGCAGCGCGGCGGGTGCTCGAGCAGGCCATGCCCTTCGCGGATGCCGGGCTTGAGACGTATCTGCGAACTCGGCTCCGTTGGCTGAGGGTGCCGATCCTGACGCAGATCTGGATCGCAGGGCACCGCGTCGACACCTTGATCGGCGATCGTCTGATCGTCCAGATCGATGGTGCGCATCACGTCGGCGCACAGCGCTCGGAGGACATCCGGCACGATGCCGAGCTGCGGCTCATGGGCTACACGGTGATCCGGGTCTCGTACACCCAGATCATGTTCGAGTGGCCGATGGTACAGGACCTGATCATGCGCGCGGTGGCTCAGGGTCTGCATCTGGCGGTCTGA
- a CDS encoding pentapeptide repeat-containing protein, with protein MARSPESPAAPRVSSPDLPDDLDPAVAARGADLLAARLDLTGTANLAYASLEQCTIAADADAVDLTGATILDVAVTGARIASLRMRGSGIRRLRISGGRIGTLDLSEARIDELELRDLRVDYLNLGGAKATDVDIVDCAIRTIDLPQAELTRVRFTGTSSDEVDPRGLRAVNVDLRGLDAMSYLDANSLRGTTLTSFQVQQLAPVLAAGIGIQVND; from the coding sequence ATGGCTCGCTCTCCCGAATCCCCTGCCGCACCGCGCGTCTCGTCGCCCGACCTGCCAGATGATCTCGATCCCGCCGTGGCGGCGCGAGGTGCAGACCTCCTCGCGGCCCGGCTCGATCTCACGGGCACCGCGAACCTCGCCTACGCCTCGCTCGAGCAGTGCACGATCGCTGCAGACGCGGATGCCGTCGACCTCACCGGCGCGACGATTCTCGACGTCGCCGTGACGGGCGCCCGCATCGCCTCGCTGCGCATGCGCGGGTCCGGCATCCGACGCCTGCGCATCTCCGGCGGAAGGATCGGCACTCTCGATCTCAGCGAGGCGCGCATCGACGAACTCGAGCTGCGCGACCTGCGCGTCGACTACCTGAACCTCGGCGGAGCCAAGGCCACAGATGTCGACATCGTCGACTGCGCCATTCGCACGATCGATCTCCCGCAGGCAGAGCTGACCCGGGTGCGCTTCACGGGAACATCCAGCGACGAAGTGGATCCGCGCGGCCTGCGGGCGGTCAACGTCGACCTCCGAGGGCTCGACGCCATGAGCTACCTCGATGCCAACAGCCTGCGCGGTACCACGCTGACGTCGTTCCAGGTTCAGCAGCTCGCGCCGGTTCTCGCTGCGGGCATCGGCATCCAGGTCAACGACTGA
- a CDS encoding ATP-binding cassette domain-containing protein, protein MNPALEVRGLRVSFGGTQVVDGVSLAVEPGECVAIVGESGAGKSLTARALLGLLPVDASVHADRLLIDGVEADGMGERGWRRLRGSRIALVSQDALVSLDPLQRIGREVTEARRLHGLPDGRDEVQVLLRRVWMPEPELRARQYSHQLSGGLRQRALIASALAADPAVLVADEPTTALDATVQARILALLREIADAGTAVLFISHDFAAVRRLADRVLVMRRGVVVEEGPVSEVLENPQHLYTRQLIEATQHSPRDVQMPVSDHVLVATGVSKVFGETTAVSEASFAVPKGRTLGIVGESGSGKTTLARIVVGVERPDAGELHWAGETRVQLVHQNPLGAFDPRWTIGRSLREALAAGGVPRAKRAERVAELMNEVDLDPVLALRRPLALSGGQRQRAAIARALAAEPDVLVLDEPVSALDPSVRERVLQLLVRLQRERRLTMVFVSHDLDVVGAVADEVLVMQDGRIVEQGATGAVFAAPQHPFTRELLAAGS, encoded by the coding sequence GTGAACCCGGCGCTCGAGGTGCGGGGGCTGCGCGTGAGCTTCGGCGGAACGCAGGTGGTCGACGGGGTCTCGCTCGCCGTCGAACCAGGGGAGTGCGTCGCGATCGTGGGGGAGTCGGGTGCCGGGAAGTCGCTCACGGCGCGGGCGCTTCTGGGGCTCCTCCCCGTCGACGCGTCGGTGCACGCTGATCGACTGCTGATCGACGGCGTCGAAGCCGACGGCATGGGCGAGCGCGGGTGGCGCAGACTGCGCGGTTCGCGCATCGCTCTCGTCTCGCAGGACGCCCTCGTGTCGCTCGACCCGCTCCAGCGCATCGGCCGTGAGGTCACGGAGGCCCGTCGGCTGCACGGTCTTCCAGACGGCCGCGATGAGGTACAGGTGCTGTTGAGGCGAGTGTGGATGCCTGAACCCGAACTCCGAGCACGTCAGTACTCGCATCAGCTGTCCGGCGGTCTCCGGCAGCGGGCCCTGATCGCCTCGGCACTGGCGGCAGATCCGGCGGTCCTCGTGGCAGACGAACCCACCACCGCGCTCGACGCCACGGTGCAGGCGCGCATCCTCGCCCTGTTGCGGGAGATCGCGGATGCCGGCACCGCCGTGCTGTTCATCAGTCACGACTTCGCCGCCGTGCGCCGCCTCGCTGATCGCGTGCTGGTGATGCGTCGGGGCGTCGTCGTCGAAGAGGGCCCCGTGAGCGAGGTGCTGGAGAACCCGCAGCACCTGTACACGCGTCAGCTCATCGAGGCGACGCAGCATTCACCCCGAGACGTGCAGATGCCCGTGTCGGATCACGTACTCGTCGCGACCGGGGTGTCGAAGGTATTCGGCGAGACCACGGCGGTGAGCGAGGCGTCGTTCGCGGTGCCGAAGGGGCGCACACTCGGCATCGTGGGGGAGTCGGGGTCGGGAAAGACGACGCTCGCGCGGATCGTGGTCGGCGTGGAGCGGCCGGATGCGGGCGAACTGCACTGGGCGGGGGAGACCCGCGTGCAGCTCGTGCACCAGAATCCCCTGGGGGCTTTCGATCCGCGCTGGACGATCGGCCGGTCTCTCCGAGAGGCGCTCGCCGCGGGCGGCGTGCCGCGAGCGAAGCGGGCGGAACGGGTCGCCGAGCTCATGAACGAGGTGGATCTCGATCCTGTGCTGGCCCTGCGCCGGCCACTCGCACTTTCCGGTGGGCAGCGTCAGCGTGCGGCGATCGCCCGAGCGCTCGCCGCGGAGCCGGACGTGCTCGTGCTCGACGAGCCCGTGTCGGCTCTCGACCCCTCCGTCCGCGAGCGGGTGCTGCAGCTGCTGGTCCGTCTGCAGCGAGAGCGCCGGCTCACGATGGTCTTCGTGTCGCACGATCTCGACGTGGTCGGGGCCGTGGCGGATGAGGTTCTCGTGATGCAGGACGGGCGGATCGTCGAGCAGGGCGCGACCGGTGCCGTGTTCGCGGCTCCGCAGCATCCGTTCACGAGGGAACTGCTCGCCGCCGGGTCGTGA
- a CDS encoding ABC transporter permease, translating into MKRVLLWTAVGVLAVIAFAALFPDVLTARSPLETDVRSALLPPSAEHLFGTDQSGRDVFSRVVHGAGRSVGIGLLATAVALIAGLLIGAIAGVAPRGVDVAMMRVNDVLMAFPEFLVALVVVAVLGPGAVNIAIAVTLAAVPVYIRLARVQTRSLRLAEHVEAARILGVPPLRAFVRHVMPGVLGSLSVLATIGIGSSILAAAGLSFLGLGPSEPTPEWGLMLAGGRNVLGQAWWISVFPGIAVTLTVVAATVVGRVLRSGRAS; encoded by the coding sequence ATGAAGCGCGTACTGCTGTGGACGGCGGTCGGGGTGCTCGCCGTGATCGCGTTCGCGGCGCTCTTCCCCGACGTGTTGACCGCCAGAAGCCCGCTGGAGACCGATGTGCGCTCCGCCCTGCTGCCGCCCAGCGCCGAGCATCTCTTCGGCACCGACCAGAGCGGGCGCGATGTGTTCTCCCGCGTGGTCCACGGCGCCGGTCGGTCGGTGGGCATCGGGCTCCTGGCGACCGCTGTCGCTCTGATCGCGGGCCTGCTGATCGGTGCGATCGCGGGCGTCGCGCCTCGCGGCGTCGACGTCGCGATGATGCGAGTGAACGATGTGCTGATGGCCTTCCCGGAGTTCCTCGTCGCGCTCGTGGTCGTGGCCGTGCTGGGGCCGGGCGCGGTCAACATCGCGATCGCGGTGACGCTCGCGGCCGTCCCCGTCTACATCCGGCTCGCACGCGTGCAGACCCGGTCGCTGCGGCTCGCAGAACACGTCGAGGCCGCGCGGATCCTCGGAGTCCCGCCGCTGCGGGCGTTCGTGCGGCACGTGATGCCCGGTGTGCTCGGCTCCCTCAGCGTGCTGGCCACGATCGGAATCGGTTCGAGCATCCTCGCCGCAGCCGGCCTGAGCTTCCTCGGACTGGGACCATCAGAGCCGACGCCCGAATGGGGGCTCATGCTGGCGGGCGGGCGCAATGTGCTCGGCCAGGCGTGGTGGATCTCGGTCTTCCCCGGCATCGCCGTCACGCTCACCGTGGTGGCGGCCACAGTCGTCGGCCGGGTGCTGCGCTCAGGGAGGGCCTCGTGA